In a single window of the Xylanimonas protaetiae genome:
- a CDS encoding uroporphyrinogen-III synthase encodes MTDLDLPLAGRTVLVTRAPERSRALAERLRALGADVLVAPVTATAPPASVTALDTAVRALDAYAWVAVTSVNAVDAVVAAAARTGVTLAGLPPRASERADGIGTWVAAHVPIPNARSDRHGAGATRWAAVGPATARALRGAGVAVALEAHGTAGELVAAFPAAPARGAAAETGAAPMTSSAPAPQIDAAPGLAAGATPGSAAASATAATPDGTGPGRRVLLPLGDLARTVLADGLRAAGWDVDVVVAYRTVPVALPDDVAGLARAGRVDVAVVAAGSAARELARQLGDAAPPVVAIGQPSADAARAAGLTVVGVADHPTDHALADALCAAAHPAPTTRSDA; translated from the coding sequence GTGACCGACCTGGACCTCCCGCTCGCCGGCCGCACGGTGCTCGTCACGCGCGCCCCGGAGCGCTCGCGCGCGCTCGCCGAGCGGCTGCGCGCGCTGGGCGCCGACGTCCTCGTCGCACCGGTGACGGCGACGGCCCCGCCCGCGTCCGTCACTGCGCTGGACACGGCGGTCCGAGCCCTCGACGCGTACGCGTGGGTGGCGGTGACGAGCGTGAACGCCGTCGACGCCGTCGTCGCGGCGGCGGCCCGGACGGGCGTCACGCTCGCGGGCCTTCCGCCGCGCGCATCGGAACGTGCGGACGGGATCGGAACGTGGGTTGCGGCGCACGTTCCGATCCCGAATGCACGTTCCGATCGGCACGGGGCCGGGGCGACGCGCTGGGCCGCGGTCGGGCCGGCTACCGCCCGGGCGCTGCGCGGGGCCGGCGTGGCGGTCGCGCTGGAGGCGCACGGGACCGCGGGCGAGCTCGTCGCCGCGTTTCCCGCCGCGCCCGCACGCGGTGCGGCGGCCGAGACGGGTGCCGCACCGATGACCAGCAGCGCGCCCGCACCCCAGATCGATGCCGCGCCCGGTCTCGCGGCCGGCGCGACGCCCGGCTCGGCGGCCGCTTCCGCTACCGCGGCGACGCCGGACGGCACAGGGCCGGGCCGCCGCGTGCTCCTCCCCCTCGGGGACCTCGCGCGCACCGTGCTCGCCGACGGGCTGCGCGCCGCCGGGTGGGACGTCGACGTCGTCGTCGCCTACCGCACCGTGCCCGTCGCGCTGCCCGACGACGTCGCCGGCCTCGCCCGCGCCGGGCGGGTCGACGTCGCCGTCGTCGCCGCCGGGTCCGCCGCGCGCGAGCTCGCGCGGCAGCTCGGGGACGCCGCTCCCCCCGTCGTCGCCATCGGACAGCCTTCCGCCGACGCCGCCCGGGCCGCCGGGCTGACCGTCGTCGGCGTCGCCGACCACCCCACCGACCACGCTCTCGCCGACGCGCTGTGCGCGGCGGCCCACCCAGCACCGACCACGAGGAGTGACGCGTGA
- a CDS encoding protoporphyrinogen/coproporphyrinogen oxidase, with the protein MTAEEKVDAVVVGGGIGGLTAARTLARRGLRVVVLEADALPGGPVRGGHFASLPSVPVDVGVESYAARGVAVTELAEELGLTGAVPAAAQAWGYSAGRTFPLPAAGMLGIPSTPWAADVRRAVGWPGALRASLDRVLPARFADTSSLGALVRSRMGRRVTDRLVTLIAAGVHSATVDALDVGAVAPGLLDAFAREGSLSKAVGSLRKAAPAGAMVRGVDGGIHAIIEAMVGELNADAEQWDAQGSPATSAGVRCTEKVVGIERVAGLGGSAAAGRWKVTTATGAVVVAPRLVVATPAVAPLLAPVVGVDPPTATPGAPIALVALLLDAPELDAAPRGTGMLIAPDSRGSTGVAAKAFTHATAKWPWLAARVRAAAGEGVHVVRLSYGRLGDTVVEPDVERATHDAGVLLGVDLRGRVRDHLVQRWDGSLPPPTPAYRAALTGFTDAVAAQDGLTVVGGWIAGTGLASIVTHARTAAADL; encoded by the coding sequence GTGACGGCGGAGGAGAAGGTCGACGCCGTCGTCGTCGGCGGCGGCATCGGCGGGCTCACGGCCGCGCGGACGCTGGCACGGCGCGGGCTGCGCGTCGTCGTGCTGGAGGCCGACGCCCTGCCCGGCGGGCCGGTGCGCGGCGGGCACTTCGCGTCGCTGCCGTCGGTGCCCGTGGACGTGGGCGTGGAGTCGTACGCCGCGCGCGGCGTCGCGGTGACCGAGCTCGCGGAGGAGCTCGGGCTGACGGGCGCCGTGCCGGCCGCCGCGCAGGCGTGGGGGTACTCGGCCGGGCGCACGTTCCCGCTGCCCGCGGCGGGCATGCTCGGCATCCCGTCGACGCCGTGGGCCGCCGACGTGCGCCGCGCGGTCGGGTGGCCCGGCGCGCTGCGGGCCTCGCTCGACCGCGTGCTGCCGGCCCGGTTCGCCGACACGTCGTCCCTCGGGGCGCTCGTGCGCTCGCGCATGGGCCGCCGCGTCACCGACCGGCTCGTCACGCTCATCGCGGCCGGCGTGCACTCCGCGACGGTCGACGCGCTCGACGTGGGCGCCGTCGCCCCCGGGCTGCTCGACGCGTTCGCGCGCGAGGGCTCGCTGTCGAAGGCCGTCGGCTCGTTGCGCAAGGCCGCGCCGGCCGGGGCGATGGTCCGCGGCGTCGACGGCGGCATCCACGCGATCATCGAGGCGATGGTCGGCGAGCTCAACGCCGACGCCGAGCAGTGGGACGCGCAGGGGTCGCCCGCCACGAGCGCCGGCGTGCGCTGCACCGAGAAGGTCGTGGGGATCGAGCGCGTCGCGGGCCTGGGCGGCTCCGCGGCCGCCGGCCGCTGGAAGGTCACCACCGCGACGGGCGCCGTCGTCGTCGCGCCGCGGCTCGTCGTCGCGACGCCCGCCGTGGCGCCCCTGCTGGCCCCCGTCGTGGGCGTGGACCCGCCGACGGCGACGCCGGGCGCACCCATCGCGCTCGTCGCACTGCTCCTCGACGCCCCCGAGCTCGACGCCGCCCCGCGCGGCACGGGCATGCTCATCGCCCCCGACTCGCGCGGCAGCACGGGCGTGGCCGCGAAGGCGTTCACGCACGCGACCGCCAAGTGGCCCTGGCTCGCGGCCCGCGTCCGCGCGGCCGCCGGCGAGGGCGTCCACGTCGTCCGCCTCAGCTACGGCCGCCTGGGCGACACGGTCGTGGAGCCCGACGTCGAGCGCGCCACGCACGACGCCGGCGTCCTGCTGGGCGTCGACCTGCGCGGCCGCGTCCGCGACCACCTGGTCCAGCGCTGGGACGGCTCTCTCCCGCCGCCCACCCCGGCCTACCGGGCGGCGCTGACAGGCTTCACGGACGCAGTGGCGGCCCAGGACGGCCTGACGGTCGTGGGCGGCTGGATCGCCGGCACGGGCCTGGCGTCGATCGTGACGCACGCCCGCACGGCGGCGGCGGACCTGTAG
- a CDS encoding glutamyl-tRNA reductase, translating into MVLLSLTASHRELDLDALERLSSGSASVARTIVGSCQPVQGAVVISTCNRFELYLDVEAPMNGHTLEHATTHVAELVAAASGVPATTATGSFTVRTASEVPEHLFAVAAGLDSMVIGEREIAGQVKRALAIAREEHTTSKTLELLFQTASRTSKRVGTSTELGATGRSVVKLALDLAARALPAWRNVRTVLIGTGSYAGATVAALAARGADDVRVFSQSGRAELFAQSHDVEALGPDEESLVEALAEADLVVSVSGARGRGPTLATPTDPAPAPSRSHVEPDVEPGAEPDADRRGPEASIEFVLDAAAVARARVRATERAAARAGSADRGTPRPLVVLDLALHRDVDPEVADVEGVLLYDLQALKAHAPATATSVVRHARELVDAAAREFADHQVGRAADAAVVALLDEAERQAEAEIAAAVDRLRAELAAHGDPSEPDEDDVDKISRDVRKRVHTALHTKIVAARAEALARARAAERDVVTEAEAATAEPSTPRR; encoded by the coding sequence GTGGTGCTGCTCTCCCTGACCGCTTCCCACCGGGAGCTGGACCTCGACGCGCTCGAGCGGCTGTCGTCGGGGTCCGCGTCGGTGGCACGCACGATCGTGGGCTCGTGCCAGCCCGTGCAGGGTGCCGTCGTCATCTCCACGTGCAACCGGTTCGAGCTGTACCTCGACGTCGAGGCGCCGATGAACGGGCACACGCTGGAGCACGCGACGACGCACGTGGCCGAGCTGGTCGCCGCGGCGTCCGGCGTCCCGGCGACGACCGCGACGGGCTCCTTCACGGTGCGCACCGCGTCCGAGGTGCCCGAGCACCTGTTCGCCGTCGCGGCCGGGCTCGACTCCATGGTCATCGGCGAGCGCGAGATCGCCGGGCAGGTCAAGCGGGCGCTCGCCATCGCCCGCGAGGAGCACACCACGTCCAAGACGCTCGAGCTGCTCTTCCAGACGGCGTCGCGCACGTCCAAGCGCGTGGGCACGTCGACCGAGCTCGGCGCCACCGGCCGCTCCGTCGTCAAGCTCGCGCTCGACCTCGCCGCCCGCGCCCTGCCCGCGTGGCGCAACGTCCGCACGGTCCTCATCGGCACCGGCTCGTACGCCGGAGCGACCGTCGCGGCGCTCGCCGCGCGCGGCGCCGACGACGTCCGCGTCTTCTCCCAGTCCGGCCGCGCCGAGCTGTTCGCCCAGTCGCACGACGTCGAGGCCCTCGGCCCGGACGAGGAGTCGCTCGTCGAGGCGCTCGCCGAGGCCGACCTGGTCGTCTCGGTCTCGGGCGCCCGCGGCCGCGGGCCGACGCTCGCGACGCCGACCGACCCGGCGCCCGCGCCGTCGCGCTCCCACGTGGAGCCCGACGTGGAGCCCGGCGCGGAGCCCGACGCCGACCGGCGCGGCCCCGAGGCCTCGATCGAGTTCGTGCTCGACGCCGCGGCCGTCGCGCGGGCCCGCGTCCGGGCGACCGAGCGCGCCGCCGCCCGCGCCGGCTCCGCCGACCGGGGCACGCCCCGCCCGCTCGTCGTGCTCGACCTTGCGCTGCACCGCGACGTCGACCCCGAGGTCGCCGACGTCGAGGGCGTGCTCCTCTACGACCTCCAGGCCCTCAAGGCGCACGCGCCGGCGACCGCCACCTCGGTCGTCCGGCATGCCCGCGAGCTCGTCGACGCCGCGGCGCGCGAGTTCGCCGACCACCAGGTGGGCCGCGCGGCCGACGCCGCCGTCGTCGCCCTGCTGGACGAGGCCGAGCGGCAGGCCGAGGCCGAGATCGCCGCCGCCGTCGACCGCCTCCGCGCGGAGCTCGCCGCCCACGGCGACCCGTCGGAGCCCGACGAGGACGACGTCGACAAGATCTCCCGCGACGTCCGCAAGCGCGTCCACACCGCGCTCCACACGAAGATCGTCGCCGCGCGCGCCGAGGCCCTGGCCCGCGCCCGGGCGGCGGAACGCGACGTCGTGACGGAGGCCGAGGCGGCCACCGCGGAGCCGAGCACCCCGCGCCGCTGA
- a CDS encoding glycosyltransferase family 2 protein has protein sequence MNADHVRGRTQPDLVTSPADDPVDGRSGAELPVAKTPRPEGSRGMRDVQRVAVVIPAKDEQDRIAATVRSARAIPHVDLVLVVDDGSEDDTQHAAREAGAVVVRHSHNRGKAAAMETGAAVVAMRDAPGRPERLLLFVDGDLGDTAVNTAPLVTPVREGVADLAIALLPPQPGAGGRGIVVGAARRAIHALTGWTPTQPLSGMRCLTREAFEAATPLARGWGVETGMTIDLLRQGYVAVEVPCDLKHRPSSNDLKGNLHRAAQYRDVLVAVNARRVRGAFDAVRGVKADSVRR, from the coding sequence GTGAACGCGGACCACGTACGGGGACGCACCCAACCCGATCTGGTGACGAGCCCGGCCGACGACCCGGTGGACGGCCGCTCGGGAGCGGAGCTGCCCGTCGCGAAGACGCCGCGGCCGGAGGGCTCGCGCGGCATGCGTGACGTGCAGCGCGTCGCCGTGGTGATCCCCGCGAAGGACGAGCAGGACCGCATCGCCGCCACTGTGCGGTCGGCGCGCGCGATCCCGCACGTCGACCTCGTGCTCGTCGTGGACGACGGGTCGGAGGACGACACGCAGCACGCCGCCCGCGAGGCCGGCGCCGTCGTCGTGCGGCACTCGCACAACCGCGGCAAGGCGGCGGCGATGGAGACGGGCGCCGCCGTCGTCGCGATGCGCGACGCGCCGGGCCGCCCGGAGCGGCTGCTGCTCTTCGTCGACGGCGACCTGGGCGACACGGCCGTGAACACCGCGCCGCTGGTCACGCCGGTGCGCGAGGGCGTGGCCGACCTGGCGATCGCCCTCCTGCCGCCGCAGCCGGGCGCGGGCGGGCGCGGCATCGTCGTCGGCGCCGCGCGCCGCGCGATCCACGCGCTGACGGGCTGGACGCCGACGCAGCCGCTGAGCGGCATGCGCTGCCTCACGCGCGAGGCGTTCGAGGCGGCGACGCCGCTGGCGCGCGGCTGGGGCGTCGAGACGGGCATGACGATCGACCTGCTCCGCCAGGGGTACGTCGCGGTCGAGGTGCCGTGCGACCTCAAGCACCGGCCGTCGTCGAACGACCTCAAGGGCAACCTGCACCGGGCGGCGCAGTACCGCGACGTGCTGGTCGCGGTGAACGCCCGCCGCGTGCGCGGCGCGTTCGACGCGGTCCGCGGCGTGAAGGCCGACTCGGTCCGCCGCTGA
- the serS gene encoding serine--tRNA ligase, whose protein sequence is MIDLRLLRDNPDVVRASQVARGDDPDLVDVALDADARRRSSLVAFEELRAEQKAMGKKVAQAQGAEKQALLVRTKQVAEEVKARSADADAAAATLDEVLYKIANVVEGAPAGGEDDYLVLQHVGTPRDFAAEGFEPQDHLALGEGLRAIDTQRGAKVSGARFYFLTGIGARLELAILNAAMDQAVQAGFTPVITPTLVKPDTMRGTGFLGAHADEIYRLEKDDLYLVGTSEVALAGYHADEIIDLSDGPARYAGWSACYRREAGSAGRDTRGIIRVHQFHKVEMFSYCRPEDAAEEHQRLLAWEEAMLAKVELPYRVIDTAAGDLGSSAARKFDCEAWLPTQNRWLELTSTSNCTTFQARRLGVRERTEDGTTRNVATLNGTLGTTRWIVAILENHQQADGSVRVPEGLRPYLGGLEVLEPVA, encoded by the coding sequence GTGATCGACCTTCGTCTGCTGCGCGACAACCCCGACGTCGTCCGCGCGAGCCAGGTGGCTCGCGGCGACGACCCCGACCTCGTGGACGTCGCGCTCGACGCCGACGCCCGCCGCCGCTCCTCGCTGGTGGCGTTCGAGGAGCTGCGCGCCGAGCAGAAGGCCATGGGCAAGAAGGTCGCCCAGGCGCAGGGCGCCGAGAAGCAGGCGCTGCTCGTCCGCACCAAGCAGGTCGCCGAGGAGGTCAAGGCCCGCTCGGCCGACGCCGACGCCGCGGCCGCCACGCTCGACGAGGTGCTCTACAAGATCGCGAACGTCGTCGAGGGCGCGCCCGCCGGCGGCGAGGACGACTACCTGGTGCTCCAGCACGTCGGCACGCCGCGCGACTTCGCCGCGGAGGGCTTCGAGCCGCAGGACCACCTCGCGCTCGGCGAGGGCCTGCGCGCCATCGACACGCAGCGCGGCGCCAAGGTCTCGGGCGCCCGCTTCTACTTCCTCACCGGCATCGGCGCGCGCCTCGAGCTCGCCATCCTCAACGCCGCCATGGACCAGGCCGTCCAGGCCGGGTTCACCCCCGTCATCACGCCCACCCTGGTCAAGCCCGACACCATGCGCGGCACCGGGTTCCTCGGCGCGCACGCCGACGAGATCTACCGCCTCGAGAAGGACGACCTCTACCTGGTCGGCACCTCGGAGGTGGCGCTCGCGGGCTACCACGCCGACGAGATCATCGACCTGTCGGACGGCCCCGCCCGGTACGCCGGGTGGAGCGCCTGCTACCGCCGCGAGGCGGGCTCGGCGGGCCGGGACACGCGCGGCATCATCCGCGTGCACCAGTTCCACAAGGTCGAGATGTTCAGCTACTGCCGCCCCGAGGACGCCGCCGAGGAGCACCAGCGGCTGCTCGCCTGGGAGGAGGCCATGCTCGCCAAGGTCGAGCTGCCCTACCGCGTCATCGACACGGCGGCGGGCGACCTCGGCTCGAGCGCCGCGCGCAAGTTCGACTGCGAGGCCTGGCTGCCCACGCAGAACCGCTGGCTCGAGCTCACCTCGACGTCGAACTGCACCACGTTCCAGGCCCGCCGCCTGGGCGTGCGCGAGCGCACCGAGGACGGCACGACGCGCAACGTCGCCACCCTCAACGGCACGCTCGGCACGACGCGCTGGATCGTCGCGATCCTCGAGAACCACCAGCAGGCCGACGGCTCGGTCCGCGTCCCGGAGGGCCTGCGGCCCTACCTCGGCGGCCTGGAGGTCCTGGAGCCGGTCGCATGA
- a CDS encoding CoA transferase, translating to MDSPRVGASLVADYEAGAEVGPPPAAADWTGAAPDDGPPWLAATLPVLDLAAGSVQALRRAAQRAGASGPVVDGPLDLGRVAASFSSERLFRLDGHEVEGFAPMSGFFRSADGWVRTHANYPHHAHRLLAILGLHGLGESGLHGLAGPGQTGTVLPGSGPEVLARAVAGYRSQNLEDAAASGGAVVVRVRTEDEWRASAQGEAAASGPVVQVTRRDDIGPARPLGGGAAPLAGMRVLDLTRVIAGPVATRSLALLGADVLRVDPPVPAEIRWMHLDTGQGKRTALLDLHDDGDLARAQALLDDADALVTGYRPGAHELARLRVPPGIVHARVSAWGETGPWAQRRGFDSIVQAATGISIIESLGGDAREKTGPGVLPAQALDHATGYLLAAGVVDALRARSADGRGRDVVVSLARTAAWLLDAPGRDPQHPAPAPLPRDATVSHGHGPQVTTSRPALPGFDDYASPAHPWGTDHAAWATTTV from the coding sequence ATGGACTCTCCCCGCGTCGGCGCGTCGCTCGTCGCCGACTACGAGGCGGGTGCCGAGGTCGGGCCGCCCCCGGCGGCCGCCGACTGGACCGGCGCCGCGCCCGACGACGGACCGCCCTGGCTCGCGGCGACGCTGCCCGTGCTCGACCTGGCCGCCGGGTCCGTCCAGGCGCTGCGGCGCGCCGCGCAGCGCGCCGGGGCCTCCGGACCCGTCGTCGACGGCCCGCTGGACCTCGGGCGGGTCGCCGCGTCGTTCTCCTCCGAGCGGCTCTTCCGGCTCGACGGGCACGAGGTCGAGGGCTTCGCCCCGATGTCGGGCTTCTTCCGCAGCGCCGACGGCTGGGTGCGCACGCACGCCAACTACCCCCACCACGCGCACCGCCTGCTCGCGATCCTCGGGCTGCACGGCCTCGGCGAGTCCGGGCTGCACGGCCTCGCCGGGCCTGGGCAGACCGGCACCGTGCTGCCCGGGTCCGGGCCGGAGGTGCTCGCGCGGGCCGTGGCCGGGTACCGCTCGCAGAACCTCGAGGACGCCGCGGCGTCGGGCGGCGCCGTGGTCGTCCGCGTGCGCACGGAGGACGAGTGGCGGGCCTCGGCCCAGGGCGAGGCCGCGGCGTCGGGGCCGGTCGTCCAGGTGACGCGGCGCGACGACATCGGGCCCGCGCGGCCGCTCGGCGGCGGCGCCGCGCCGCTCGCCGGGATGCGCGTCCTGGACCTCACGCGCGTCATCGCCGGGCCCGTCGCGACGCGCTCGCTCGCGCTGCTCGGCGCCGACGTGCTGCGCGTCGACCCGCCCGTGCCCGCCGAGATCCGCTGGATGCACCTCGACACCGGCCAGGGCAAGCGCACCGCGCTCCTCGACCTGCACGACGACGGCGACCTCGCCCGCGCCCAGGCGCTGCTCGACGACGCCGACGCGCTCGTGACCGGCTACCGCCCCGGCGCGCACGAGCTCGCGCGGCTGCGCGTGCCGCCGGGGATCGTGCACGCGCGCGTCTCCGCATGGGGCGAGACGGGTCCGTGGGCGCAGCGGCGCGGGTTCGACTCGATCGTGCAGGCCGCGACGGGCATCTCGATCATCGAGTCCCTGGGCGGCGACGCGAGAGAGAAGACCGGTCCCGGCGTGCTGCCCGCGCAGGCGCTCGACCACGCCACCGGGTACCTGCTCGCCGCGGGCGTCGTGGACGCGCTGCGGGCACGCTCCGCCGACGGCCGCGGCCGGGACGTCGTCGTCTCGCTGGCCCGGACGGCGGCCTGGCTGCTCGACGCGCCGGGGCGCGACCCGCAGCACCCGGCGCCGGCGCCGCTACCGCGCGACGCGACGGTGAGCCACGGGCACGGCCCCCAGGTGACGACGTCCCGCCCGGCGCTGCCGGGCTTCGACGACTACGCGTCGCCCGCGCACCCGTGGGGCACCGACCACGCGGCGTGGGCGACGACGACGGTGTGA
- a CDS encoding DUF5926 family protein has product MSKSTANDFVLRPFEGLPGEPDWVAFREIVPAATGTARTTKKFGAKDVVVVTMLPGGYAAMHRPDGTILLALQGALSSTDPSRDLAGALLEAIDAEPGTAIVAKPAPDGPRLQEVLDAKVAFDVTVHDDYEFWVDATAERTAEIDASLAEAAESTIPTVRLASVEHAYWCDMGKQFLRWARTEDEDDVVAALARLHARRESALQLADGGEARFLGMFRAAGLVVPVWELPAGTEAADVEKPAAELGKRLDAALTVTEPLDANERRAKAGIVSRQVTLR; this is encoded by the coding sequence ATGTCCAAGAGCACCGCCAACGACTTCGTGCTGCGTCCCTTCGAGGGCCTCCCTGGGGAGCCCGACTGGGTCGCCTTCCGAGAGATCGTGCCCGCCGCCACCGGCACCGCGCGCACCACGAAGAAGTTCGGCGCCAAGGACGTCGTCGTCGTCACGATGCTGCCCGGCGGCTACGCCGCGATGCACCGCCCGGACGGCACGATCCTGCTCGCGCTGCAGGGCGCGCTGTCGTCCACGGACCCGTCGCGCGACCTGGCCGGCGCGCTGCTCGAGGCGATCGACGCCGAGCCGGGCACCGCGATCGTCGCCAAGCCCGCGCCCGACGGCCCGCGCCTCCAGGAGGTGCTGGACGCCAAGGTCGCGTTCGACGTCACGGTGCACGACGACTACGAGTTCTGGGTCGACGCGACCGCCGAGCGCACCGCCGAGATCGACGCGTCGCTGGCCGAGGCCGCCGAGTCGACCATCCCGACCGTCCGCCTCGCGTCCGTCGAGCACGCGTACTGGTGCGACATGGGCAAGCAGTTCCTGCGCTGGGCACGCACCGAGGACGAGGACGACGTCGTCGCCGCGCTCGCCCGCCTGCACGCCCGGCGCGAGTCGGCGCTCCAGCTCGCCGACGGCGGCGAGGCCCGGTTCCTGGGCATGTTCCGTGCCGCGGGCCTCGTGGTCCCGGTGTGGGAGCTGCCGGCGGGCACCGAGGCCGCCGACGTCGAGAAGCCGGCCGCCGAGCTGGGCAAGCGCCTCGACGCCGCCCTCACGGTGACCGAGCCGCTCGACGCGAACGAGCGCCGCGCGAAGGCGGGCATCGTGTCCCGCCAGGTCACCCTGCGCTGA
- a CDS encoding diacylglycerol/lipid kinase family protein, whose translation MGWELWLTIASVAIACAALAVAVTVWRRTHPRRVVEPQAADAEEPGKGQQVAVVVNPSKEGAAELVATVTRVCADAALPEPLFFETTVDEPGGPQARRAVAAGADVVVAAGGDGTVRAVAGALTGGDVPMAIIPVGTGNLLARNLDLPLSSVEDGMAVVLGGRDRHIDVGWARVAETDVGLDGEPRPDAAVPGDTQLFLVIAGLGFDAAMVADADDTLKRRVGWIAYFVAGVRHLHGRRMRAEVSIDGGEPVPTRLRSIMVGNCGRLPGGVTLLPDAEIDDGVLDVAAIDTRGGLAGWAQLLGEVVMQGAGLHNDLPGKIGRIDHARARRTRIRVEGGEHAQVDGDPMGRVIELEAWVDPGALLVRTV comes from the coding sequence ATGGGCTGGGAGCTGTGGCTGACGATCGCCTCCGTGGCGATCGCGTGCGCCGCGCTCGCCGTCGCGGTGACGGTGTGGCGCCGCACCCACCCGCGCCGCGTGGTCGAGCCGCAGGCCGCCGACGCCGAGGAGCCGGGGAAGGGCCAGCAGGTCGCCGTCGTCGTCAACCCCTCCAAGGAGGGCGCCGCGGAGCTCGTCGCGACCGTGACGCGCGTGTGCGCGGACGCCGCGCTGCCGGAGCCGCTGTTCTTCGAGACGACGGTCGACGAGCCGGGCGGGCCGCAGGCGCGGCGCGCGGTGGCCGCGGGCGCGGACGTCGTCGTCGCGGCGGGCGGCGACGGCACCGTGCGCGCCGTCGCGGGCGCGCTGACCGGTGGCGACGTGCCGATGGCGATCATCCCCGTCGGCACGGGCAACCTGCTGGCCCGCAACCTGGACCTGCCCCTCTCGTCGGTCGAGGACGGGATGGCCGTCGTGCTCGGCGGCCGGGACCGGCACATCGACGTCGGCTGGGCGCGCGTCGCCGAGACCGACGTCGGCCTGGACGGCGAGCCGCGCCCCGACGCGGCCGTCCCGGGCGACACGCAGCTCTTCCTCGTCATCGCGGGCCTGGGCTTCGACGCCGCGATGGTCGCCGACGCCGACGACACGCTCAAGCGCCGCGTCGGCTGGATCGCCTACTTCGTCGCCGGGGTGCGCCACCTGCACGGCCGCCGCATGCGCGCCGAGGTGAGCATCGACGGCGGCGAGCCCGTCCCGACGCGGCTGCGCAGCATCATGGTGGGCAACTGCGGCCGCCTGCCCGGCGGCGTCACCCTGCTGCCCGACGCCGAGATCGACGACGGCGTGCTCGACGTCGCCGCGATCGACACGCGCGGCGGGCTGGCCGGCTGGGCCCAGCTGCTGGGCGAGGTGGTCATGCAGGGCGCCGGGCTGCACAACGACCTGCCGGGCAAGATCGGCCGCATCGACCACGCCCGCGCCCGCCGCACGCGCATCCGCGTGGAGGGCGGCGAGCACGCCCAGGTGGACGGCGACCCGATGGGCCGGGTGATCGAGCTGGAGGCGTGGGTCGATCCTGGCGCGCTGCTCGTCCGGACCGTGTGA
- the hemE gene encoding uroporphyrinogen decarboxylase translates to MTSHTPAPEPLGATHVATTTPLPSDHPLADGRTAASPLVRALRGDRPERLPIWFMRQAGRSLPEYRKVREGHAMLDSCLDPALATEITLQPVRRHGVDAAIFFSDIVVPLKLAGVAVDIVPGVGPVMDQPYRTPADVDRLVSATLTPEALAPVREAVALTVAELGGTPLIGFGGAPFTLAAYLVEGRPSRDHLAARTLMHADPQTWDRLVAWTASLTGDFLRAQVLAGASAVQLFDSWAGSLSLGDYTARVAPASAQALSAVAHLGVPGIHFGTGTGHLLPAMRDVLTSAGIADRVVGVDYRTPLDEALAMIGEGVTIQGNIDPALLAAPWDVLEAHVRDVVARGAGGAGPAGGRRAPGHVVNLGHGVPPETDPTVLTRVVELVHSL, encoded by the coding sequence GTGACCTCCCACACTCCGGCCCCCGAGCCGCTCGGTGCCACGCACGTCGCGACGACGACCCCGCTGCCGTCGGACCATCCGCTCGCCGACGGGCGCACCGCCGCGTCGCCGCTGGTCAGGGCTCTGCGGGGTGACCGCCCCGAACGGCTCCCCATCTGGTTCATGCGGCAGGCGGGCCGGTCGCTGCCGGAGTACCGGAAGGTCCGCGAGGGGCACGCGATGCTCGACTCGTGCCTGGACCCGGCCCTTGCGACAGAGATCACACTGCAGCCCGTGCGCCGCCACGGGGTGGACGCGGCGATCTTCTTCTCCGACATCGTGGTGCCGCTCAAGCTCGCGGGCGTGGCCGTGGACATCGTGCCCGGCGTCGGGCCCGTCATGGACCAGCCGTACCGCACGCCCGCCGACGTCGACCGGCTCGTCTCCGCGACCCTGACGCCGGAGGCGCTCGCGCCCGTCCGCGAGGCCGTCGCGCTGACGGTCGCGGAGCTGGGCGGCACGCCGCTCATCGGGTTCGGCGGGGCACCCTTCACGCTGGCCGCCTACCTGGTCGAGGGGCGGCCGTCGCGCGACCACCTCGCCGCGCGCACCCTCATGCACGCCGACCCTCAGACGTGGGACCGCCTGGTCGCGTGGACGGCGTCGCTCACGGGCGACTTCCTGCGCGCCCAGGTGCTCGCGGGCGCCTCGGCCGTGCAGCTCTTCGACTCGTGGGCGGGGTCGCTGTCGCTGGGCGACTACACCGCGCGCGTGGCGCCGGCGTCGGCGCAGGCGCTGTCCGCCGTCGCCCACCTCGGCGTGCCCGGCATCCACTTCGGCACCGGCACCGGGCACCTGCTCCCGGCGATGCGGGACGTCCTGACGTCGGCCGGGATCGCGGACCGCGTCGTCGGGGTCGACTACCGCACCCCGCTCGACGAGGCTCTGGCCATGATCGGCGAGGGCGTGACCATCCAGGGCAACATCGACCCGGCGCTGCTCGCGGCGCCGTGGGACGTGCTCGAGGCGCACGTGCGCGACGTCGTCGCCCGCGGGGCCGGGGGTGCGGGACCGGCCGGCGGGCGTCGCGCGCCCGGGCACGTGGTGAACCTCGGGCACGGCGTGCCGCCCGAGACGGACCCGACCGTGCTGACGCGCGTCGTCGAGCTGGTGCACTCGCTGTGA